From Penicillium psychrofluorescens genome assembly, chromosome: 1, one genomic window encodes:
- a CDS encoding uncharacterized protein (ID:PFLUO_001885-T1.cds;~source:funannotate) encodes MPESDLDSVIPARLGFLAIYNPTLGPTDETLDDQIVFYTSRPTDSQHAENEGENEDAAPGDKNERLRQIGLAQGMVNFASNFSAGKPLEYVETEKARIVLLELEKDWWVVASIDLTRLPADQSSSESLETPTFQYSSREMGPPPLYIQQLRRAHAIFLLHHGFTLQELFDRVGRAAFCLYLERFWEKFTWNWELLLTGNPIVEIYNAIKLSAGGELGVGVGEEEWGSGEREVLEDFVSRTDGLVDLIVSRFGDASQQVEGEGQWLGSDTDPRSTDGVIFSGVGALSRPSVANLSHWMEWVYRFGDAAYGVGRDPSSQRRRKSRKPRGRTSSRDRQAVQPSTPDRNFTPGIPRPLVMAAPQPIQEEADESGESPKGDDQSGGFGTETVMKYLSLGYGSAWSFGPRSASMPPHSSAIADNSTARQTPDLGSPQTSNPQNSTRNIVQGRFVLGPRDDLETLDDLEEGSPRSEEEPSKPKSRIVHRTLHVRRSGEADGETQRVQAVIYVNQPFMFTFLFDPETPSLNTPSLYTTIHHQLGPLQKPLLASTSPATAASRISQSENIPDPNKRFSTQSQPVYDLVYDPSNLTIRSSIPNIPTLGTSITPSQTPKSPPSRHSSPSPSPAGFPPPLSRVESLAIHHRFLTTYTDTRSRPQELERTCKTSRGWWIVWVRLSPSNAAAYPASTLPSIPSSTAISTIASEDDHGTSSFSPSASLHAFSSSQPLEAFIIRRASDYVSPSSHTRVSSGARFFRDLGGASASSGLTGSSRAAETAPAKLAEGLGMDARRYIEGLLSLNR; translated from the exons ATGCCTGAAAGCGACCTCGACTCGGTGATTCCGGCACGCCTtggcttcctcgccatctaCAATCCGACGCTGGGGCCCACCGACGAGACCTTAGACGATCAGATCGTGTTCTACACTTCGAGACCGACCGATTCACAACATGCCGAGAACGAGGGGGAGAATGAGGATGCAGCTCCCGGGGATAAGAACGAACGGTTGCGTCAGATAGGCCTGGCGCAGGGCATGGTGAACTTTGCCAG CAACTTCTCGGCGGGGAAACCATTGGAATATGTGGAGACGGAAAAGGCGCGCATTGTTCTtctggaactggagaagGACTGGTGGGTTGTCGCC TCGATCGACCTCACTCGGCTCCCCGCCGACCAATCCTCCTCCGAGAGCTTGGAGACACCTACTTTCCAATACTCGTCCAGGGAGATGGGTCCTCCACCTCTTTACATTCAGCAACTGCGCCGCGCACATGCAAtattcctcctccaccatggcttcACCTTGCAAGAACTCTTCGATCGTGTTGGAAGAGCTGCCTTTTGTCTTTATCTCGAGCGGTTCTGGGAGAAGTTCACGTGGAACTGGGAGCTTCTATTAACCGGGAATCCTATTGTGGAGATCTATAATGCCATCAAACTCTCCGCCGGTGGTGAGCTCGGTGTTggtgtgggagaagaagaatggggaagcggagaaagagaggtgctggaggactTTGTGTCCAGAACTGATGGCTTGGTCGACCTGATTGTCTCGAGGTTCGGTGATGCCTCACAGCAGGTTGAAGGTGAAGGCCAATGGCTGGGATCAGACACTGACCCTCGATCAACCGATGGTGTCATCTTTTCGGGTGTGGGTGCTCTCTCGAGACCCTCTGTGGCAAACCTGTCGCATTGGATGGAGTGGGTTTACCGGTTCGGAGATGCTGCGTATGGAGTTGGACGGGATCCGAGCTCACAGCGTCGCCGAAAATCACGGAAACCACGGGGGAGAACATCTTCTAGGGATCGTCAAGCAGTCCAGCCTTCAACTCCTGATCGCAACTTCACGCCAGGCATCCCTCGTCCGCTGGTTATGGCTGCACCACAGCCCATCCAagaggaggccgatgaaTCGGGCGAGTCACCCAAGGGAGACGATCAGAGTGGCGGGTTTGGGACGGAGACAGTCATGAAGTACCTGAGTCTTGGATATGGTTCAGCATGGAGTTTCGGTCCCAGATCAGCGTCAATGCCTCCTCACAGCTCTGCTATAGCGGATAACTCCACAGCAAGGCAGACTCCAGATCTTGGGTCTCCACAGACAAGCAATCCCCAAAACAGTACGAGAAATATTGTGCAGGGACGCTTTGTCTTAGGTCCTCGGGATGATCTCGAGACCCTGGATGACCTAGAGGAAGGGAGTCCAAGGTCTGAAGAGGAGCCGAGCAAGCCCAAGTCTCGCATTGTGCACCGGACGCTCCATGTCAGACGATCTGGTGAAGCAGATGGAGAAACGCAAAGGGTGCAGGCCGTGATCTATGTGAATCAACCGTTTATGttcaccttcctcttcgaccCAGAGACACCCTCTCTCAACACTCCATCCCTCTACACAACGATCCATCACCAACTCGGCCCTCTCCAAAAACCACTACTGGCATCCACCTCCCCTGCAACCGCTGCCTCGCGCATCTCCCAGTCCGAGAACATCCCCGATCCCAACAAACGCTTCTCTACACAATCCCAGCCCGTGTATGACCTGGTCTACGACCCATCAAATCTGACTATCCGatcctccatccccaacatCCCAACCCTGGGCACCTCCATAACCCCATCCCAAACTCCTAAATCTCCCCCATCTCGCCActcgtctccgtctccctctcctGCTGGGTTCCCACCCCCTTTGTCCCGGGTTGAATCCCTAGCTATCCACCACCGCTTCTTAACAACATACACCGACACCCGCTCCCGACCCCAGGAACTCGAACGCACCTGCAAAACCAGTCGTGGGTGGTGGATCGTCTGGGTGCGCCTCTCGCCTTCAAATGCTGCTGCATACCCTGCCTCAACTCTACCCTCTATACCCTCGTCAACTGCCATATCCACCATCGCAAGCGAAGACGATCACGGAACGTCCTCGTTTTCTCCGTCTGCTTCCCTACATGCCTTTTCTTCATCGCAGCCCCTGGAAGCATTCATCATCCGCAGAGCAAGTGACTATGTCTCGCCATCCAGCCATACACGGGTTAGCAGTGGTGCACGCTTCTTCCGTGATTTGGGTGGAGCATCTGCTTCGTCGGGCCTGACGGGTTCGTCTCGCGCGGCGGAGACAGCTCCTGCGAAGTTGGCGGAGGGGTTAGGGATGGATGCGCGGCGGTATATCGAGGGGCTGTTGAGCTTGAATCGctga
- a CDS encoding uncharacterized protein (ID:PFLUO_001886-T1.cds;~source:funannotate): MAEIRRKLVIVGDGACGKTCLLIVFSKGTFPEVYVPTVFENYVADVEVDGKHVELALWDTAGQEDYDRLRPLSYPDSHVILICFAVDSPDSLDNVQEKWISEVLHFCQGLPIILVGCKKDLRHDPKTIEELTKTSQKPVTPEQGEEIRKKIGAYKYLECSARTNEGVREVFEAATRAALLKAKKGKKPGRRDGLCLIL; this comes from the exons ATGGCTGAGATTCGTCGCAAGCTCGTCATCGTGGGCGATGGTGCCTGCGGTAAGACCTGTCTGCTCAT TGTCTTCTCCAAGGGCACTTTCCCTGAG GTCTACGTCCCCACCGTCTTCGAGAACTACGttgccgatgtcgaggtgGATGGAAAGCACGTCGAGCTGGCTCTTTGGGATACGGCAGGCCAGGAAGACTACGACCGTCTCCGTCCTTTGTCATACCCCGATTCGCATGTCATCCTGATCTGTTTCGCCGTGGATTCGCCTGATTCGCTCGACAATGTCCAGGAGAAG TGGATCTCCGAGGTCCTTCATTTCTGCCAGGGCCTTCCCATCATCCTTGTTGGCTGCAAGAAGGATCTGCGCCACGACCCTAAGACCATCGAGGAGCTCACCAAGACCTCCCAGAAGCCCGTCACCCCTGAGCAG GGCGAGGAAATCCGCAAGAAGATCGGTGCCTACAAGTACCTGGAGTGCTCTGCCCGGACCAACGAGGGTGTCCGTGAGGTCTTCGAGGCCGCTACCCGTGCGGCCCTGctgaaggccaagaagggaaagaagccCGGGAGACGGGATGGGCTCTGCCTGATCTTGTAA